One genomic window of Quercus lobata isolate SW786 chromosome 9, ValleyOak3.0 Primary Assembly, whole genome shotgun sequence includes the following:
- the LOC115959596 gene encoding uncharacterized abhydrolase domain-containing protein DDB_G0269086-like, whose amino-acid sequence MVSRKVLSVERFVPSARQSNQPPNPEGRGQVPQPSPPPQAGRARKKQKVTDQPSTCPGEVAAQTPPRPTGGIVIREPPTEAGTGGASSSQVAPAWEPKILLDGKPLPSTACIRMWDKGEGGRIAQSLAEALQLPEDVHAFEDGSEESVGRRLEWHAIAAAQMAHIVAARARELAEESEREKEAREAAVKTAKEKLKAAESAEKKAAVAEKNRSLAEKRCAELLTQQNETELKLAQAISLNTSNAEEIADLRAGLAAAEQKWYDVGFADAENSVEPVVARARNMGFEAGWFAALQAMGVPEDSHLRDPGQIPFPSPAPAAQGTPVAIDEEETASMRELVEQIDAHAEPEEMEVTSIPTVQELLGDAPPFSLAGQQEVIPPNQPPR is encoded by the exons ATGGTATCTAGAAAAGTGCTGTCGGTAGAACGGTTTGTGCCCAGTGCCCGACAATCCAATCAGCCCCCTAATCCAGAGGGCCGGGGTCAAGTGCCGCAGCCTTCACCCCCACCGCAGGCCGGACGTGCCCGGAAGAAGCAAAAGGTCACCGATCAACCTTCCACTTGCCCGGGCGAGGTCGCTGCCCAGACTCCTCCCCGTCCAACAGGTGGTATTGTTATCCGTGAGCCGCCGACTGAAGCCGGCACGGGGGGcgcgtcctcctcccaagtggctCCTGCGTGGGAGCCGAAGATCCTTCTGGACGGCAAACCATTGCCGTCAACCGCCTGCATTCGGATGTGGGATAAAGGGGagggcggccgtattgcccaatCTTTGGCCGAAGCTCTCCAACTTCCCGAGGATGTGCATGCTTTCGAGGATGGATCCGAGGAGTCCGTagggcgccggttagagtggcacgccattgcg GCTGCTCAAATGGCCCACATTGTGGCTGCTCGGGCACGGGAGCTTGCTGAGGAGAGCGAGCGCGAGAAGGAGGCGCGCGAGGCGGCGGTGAAAACGGCTAAGGAAAAACTGAAGGCCGCCGAGTCTGCTGAGAAAAAGGCTGCAGTTGCCGAGAAGAACCGGTCCCTTGCCGAGAAAAGGTGTGCGGAGCTCCTAACCcagcagaatgagacggagCTTAAGCTAGCCCAAGCTATCAGCCTTAACACCTCCAATGCCGAGGAGATAGCTGACCTTAGGGCAGGCTTGGCAGCCGCGGAGCAGAAATGGTATGATGTCGGCTTTGCTGATGCCGAAAACTCTGTAGAGCCGGTGGTTGCTCGGGCTAGGAATATGGgctttgaggccgggtggtttgccgcCCTTCAGGCAATGGGTGTTCCTGAGGATTCGcatctgagagaccccggccaaatcCCATTCCCGAGCCCCGCCCCTGCTGCTCAGGGTACCCCGGTGGCGATTGACGAGGAAGAGACAgccagtatgagggagctggttgagCAAATCGACGCTCACGCCGAGCCTGAGGAAATGGAAGTCACCAGtatcccgactgtgcaggagcttctcggtGACGCCCCGCCTTTTTCTTTGGCCGGCCAGCAGGAAGTGATACCGCCGAACCAACCTCCCCGCtaa